A window of Cryptomeria japonica chromosome 3, Sugi_1.0, whole genome shotgun sequence contains these coding sequences:
- the LOC131045673 gene encoding peroxidase P7-like — MGLSKSLLSLNVLSLSSSISSQGQYTTYYVNINMSQFPSMRSSYSFLPCITLGLCMCVVYGQLSPTYYSTSCPNLLSTVKSAVKQAVAKEKRMAASLTRLHFHDCFVNGCDGSVLLDDSPTLKGEKKAQPNINSARGFQVMDTIKRKVEAVCSGVVSCADILAIATRDSVVEMGGPTWTVQLGRRDSRTASLRAANSSIPPPTSNFSRLVSSFSTKGLSTKDMIVLSGCHTIGQSRCTSFRARIYNESNIDNAFSASLKSKCPKKGGDNNISPLDLETPTTFDNKYYKNLISQKGLLHSDQQLFNNGSATYLVTLYSTNQDIFFKDFAAAMVKMGNISPLTGSKGEIRKNCRKPN; from the exons TTTATTAAGCCTCAATGTATTATCTTTATCTAGTT CTATATCATCCCAAGGTCAGTATACTACATATTATGTTAAC ATAAATATGTCTCAGTTCCCATCAATGAGATCGTCTTACTCATTTCTTCCATGTATTACTTTAGGGTTATGTATGTGTGTTGTATATGGCCAGCTTAGCCCAACATACTACAGTACGTCTTGTCCCAATCTCTTGTCAACTGTTAAGTCTGCAGTGAAACAGGCTGTCGCCAAGGAGAAACGAATGGCTGCGTCTCTCACGCGTCTTCACTTCCATGACTGTTTCGTTAAT GGCTGCGATGGGTCTGTTCTTTTGGATGACTCCCCGACTTTGAAAGGAGAAAAGAAAGCACAGCCCAATATTAATTCAGCTAGAGGATTCCAGGTGATGGACACCATTAAGAGGAAAGTCGAGGCAGTCTGCAGTGGAGTTGTGTCTTGTGCTGACATTTTGGCCATTGCTACTCGTGATTCAGTTGTCGAA ATGGGAGGGCCAACATGGACTGTGCAGCTGGGAAGGAGAGACTCCAGAACCGCAAGTCTTAGAGCTGCAAATAGCAGTATTCCTCCTCCCACCTCAAATTTCAGCCGACTCGTCTCATCTTTTAGCACAAAGGGTCTTTCTACCAAGGATATGATTGTTCTTTCCG GTTGTCATACTATTGGTCAATCTCGGTGCACTTCTTTTAGAGCTCGAATCTACAATGAATCGAATATTGACAATGCATTCTCTGCTTCTCTGAAATCAAAGTGCCCAAAGAAAGGTGGTGATAACAACATTTCACCCTTGGATCTGGAGACTCCAACCACTTTTGACAACAAGTACTACAAAAATCTCATAAGTCAGAAAGGACTTTTACACTCTGATCAGCAGCTTTTTAATAACGGTTCTGCTACTTATCTAGTGACTCTTTACAGTACCAATCAGGACATCTTCTTCAAAGACTTTGCAGCTGCCATGGTGAAAATGGGAAACATAAGTCCTCTTACTGGTAGCAAAGGAGAGATCCGAAAGAATTGCAGGAAACCCAATTGA